In Prosthecomicrobium sp. N25, one DNA window encodes the following:
- a CDS encoding FIST N-terminal domain-containing protein, translating to MAGAASRAEGSSPGDGSGEIRVASSRAPDTAAAVDEIATALGEDGREAAFLFLFASPRYDADALAAGLADRFPGVGFAGGTTAGEIGPGGLEEGSVVVTALPRGGFTVEAALLPDLRNFTVEKAADVVWPMQARLARRLGAEPPGGRFAVTFLDGMCRREEVVVAGLQRCLDNMPLVGGSCGDGLDFSRTFVFHGGRAWTNAGVLVLVHTERPFELVRSEHFEPTDVKLVVTECDGETRTVSEINAEPAAAAYAAAVGLEGDFLGPLSFASHPVLVRVGGEYYSRSIQKVNPDGSLSFFCAIDTGVVLTAARPVDLVGALGRALDDVDKAVGGIEALIGFDCVLRRLDAENRQVLRKVEDLYRRHRVVGFNTYGEQYRTMHLNQTFTGVAIGRRESAA from the coding sequence ATGGCAGGCGCGGCGTCGCGGGCCGAGGGCAGCTCTCCCGGGGACGGGTCCGGCGAGATCCGGGTCGCCTCGTCGCGCGCCCCCGACACCGCGGCGGCGGTCGACGAGATCGCGACGGCGCTCGGCGAGGACGGGCGCGAGGCCGCGTTCCTGTTCCTCTTCGCGAGCCCCCGCTACGACGCCGACGCCCTGGCGGCCGGGCTCGCGGACCGTTTCCCCGGTGTCGGCTTCGCGGGCGGCACGACCGCGGGCGAGATCGGGCCGGGCGGGCTCGAGGAGGGCAGCGTCGTCGTCACCGCCCTGCCCCGCGGGGGCTTCACGGTAGAGGCGGCCCTGCTGCCGGACCTGCGGAACTTCACGGTCGAGAAGGCGGCCGACGTGGTCTGGCCGATGCAGGCCCGGCTCGCCCGTCGCCTCGGGGCGGAGCCGCCGGGCGGGCGCTTCGCGGTGACGTTCCTGGACGGGATGTGCCGGCGCGAGGAGGTCGTGGTCGCGGGGCTGCAACGCTGCCTGGACAACATGCCGCTCGTGGGCGGCTCCTGCGGGGACGGGCTCGACTTCTCGCGCACCTTCGTGTTCCACGGCGGGCGGGCCTGGACGAACGCGGGCGTGCTGGTGCTGGTCCATACGGAGCGGCCCTTCGAGCTCGTCCGCTCGGAGCATTTCGAGCCGACGGACGTGAAGCTCGTGGTCACCGAGTGCGACGGCGAGACGCGGACCGTCTCGGAGATCAACGCCGAGCCGGCGGCGGCGGCCTATGCGGCGGCGGTCGGGCTCGAGGGCGACTTCCTGGGCCCCCTCAGCTTCGCGTCGCATCCGGTGCTGGTGCGCGTCGGCGGCGAATATTATTCCCGCTCGATTCAGAAGGTGAACCCGGACGGAAGCCTCTCCTTCTTCTGCGCCATCGACACCGGCGTCGTGCTGACCGCGGCACGGCCGGTCGACCTCGTCGGGGCGCTCGGCCGGGCGCTCGACGACGTCGACAAGGCGGTCGGCGGGATCGAGGCGCTGATCGGCTTCGACTGCGTGCTGCGCCGGCTCGACGCGGAGAACCGGCAGGTGCTCCGCAAGGTCGAGGATCTCTACCGACGCCACCGGGTGGTCGGCTTCA
- a CDS encoding SRPBCC family protein: MEMTGEYRIPAPRAQVWEALNDPEVLKACIPGCETLDMQSPTEMTAKVVAKIGPVKATFNGKVHLTDINPPESYTISGEGQGGVAGFAKGGASVHLAEDGAVTVLTYAAKAQIGGKLAQLGARLIDSTAKMMADQFFAKFSEVAAARSGAMAPPAIAAVEPAATGASLEQRVEDTVEAAIELAGDAARAVSGVAARAAEGLDRSADPVGKAAANLAGHADRALASASSTSGIPKWVWIAGGLVLVVILLKLVF; the protein is encoded by the coding sequence ATGGAAATGACCGGCGAGTACCGGATACCGGCTCCGCGCGCCCAGGTCTGGGAGGCGCTGAACGATCCCGAGGTGCTCAAGGCCTGCATCCCGGGCTGCGAAACCCTGGACATGCAGTCGCCGACCGAGATGACCGCCAAGGTCGTCGCCAAGATCGGCCCCGTGAAGGCGACCTTCAACGGCAAGGTCCACCTCACCGACATCAACCCGCCCGAGAGCTACACGATCTCCGGCGAGGGCCAGGGCGGCGTCGCCGGCTTCGCCAAGGGCGGCGCCAGCGTGCACCTGGCCGAGGACGGCGCCGTCACGGTGCTGACCTATGCCGCCAAGGCGCAGATCGGCGGCAAGCTCGCCCAGCTCGGCGCGCGCCTGATCGACTCCACGGCCAAGATGATGGCCGACCAGTTCTTCGCCAAGTTCTCCGAGGTGGCGGCCGCGCGTTCCGGCGCCATGGCGCCCCCGGCCATTGCGGCTGTCGAGCCGGCCGCGACCGGCGCCTCCCTCGAGCAGCGCGTCGAGGACACCGTGGAAGCCGCGATCGAGCTCGCCGGCGATGCCGCGCGAGCTGTCTCGGGCGTGGCGGCGCGGGCCGCCGAGGGCCTGGACCGCTCCGCCGACCCGGTCGGCAAGGCGGCCGCCAACCTCGCCGGCCATGCCGACCGCGCGCTCGCTTCCGCTTCGTCAACGAGCGGCATTCCGAAGTGGGTTTGGATCGCGGGCGGGCTTGTGCTCGTCGTTATCCTGTTGAAACTTGTGTTCTGA
- a CDS encoding (2Fe-2S)-binding protein yields the protein MTTVSMTVNGRQVSADVEDRTLLVDYLRNAIGLTGTHVGCDTSQCGACVVHLDGRAVKACTCLAVQASGSSVTTVEGLAKGDELHPVQAAFREHHGLQCGFCTPGMIMTAVDMINRHGGNLDEATVRHELEGNICRCTGYHNIVKAILDAASKMRMPAAAE from the coding sequence ATGACGACCGTTTCCATGACGGTGAACGGGCGGCAGGTCTCGGCGGACGTCGAGGACCGCACGCTGCTCGTCGACTACCTGCGCAACGCTATCGGCCTGACGGGCACGCATGTCGGCTGCGACACCTCGCAGTGCGGCGCCTGCGTGGTCCATCTCGACGGCCGCGCCGTGAAGGCCTGCACCTGCCTCGCCGTCCAGGCGTCCGGATCGTCGGTGACGACCGTCGAGGGCCTCGCCAAGGGCGACGAGCTGCACCCCGTGCAGGCCGCGTTCCGCGAGCATCACGGCCTGCAGTGCGGCTTCTGCACCCCCGGCATGATCATGACGGCGGTGGACATGATCAACCGCCATGGCGGCAACCTCGACGAGGCGACGGTCCGCCACGAGCTCGAGGGCAACATCTGCCGCTGCACGGGCTACCACAACATCGTCAAGGCCATCCTGGACGCCGCGTCCAAGATGCGGATGCCTGCGGCCGCCGAATAA
- a CDS encoding xanthine dehydrogenase family protein molybdopterin-binding subunit, whose protein sequence is MGMEGIGQRVVRKEDKRFITGKGKYTDDVKLQGMTHAHFVRSPHAHARIRSIDTAAAAAMPGVVAVLTGAELVGDRIGNLICGWMIHSKDGSPMKMGAYPAMAPETVRYVGQAVAVVVAETKNQARDAAEAVVVDYEELPAVTTVLDAIKEGAPQLHPEAPGNRVYEWSLGDKAATDAAFAGAAQVVSMDILNNRLVPNPMEPRSAVANYDAGDDQLTLWTTSQNPHVARLVLSAFYNIAPEHKLRVIAPDVGGGFGSKIYIYPEEIVCLWASRKANRPIKWTSDRTEAFLTDAHGRDHITKAEMAFDANHKILGLRVHTYANFGAYMSLFSSSVPTYLYATLLSGQYVIPAIYAEVDGVYTNTVPVDAYRGAGRPEATYVLERMMETAARQFGVDPAELRRKNFITSFPYQTPVIMTYDAGDYNASLDAALKAIDYAGFPARKAEAKARGKLRGIGLSCYIEACGIAPSKAVGSLGAGVGLWESAEVRVNPVGTVEVLTGSHSHGQGHETTFAQLVSERLGIGIDQVAIVHGDTDKVQFGMGTYGSRSGAVGMSAILKAMEKVETKAKKIAAHLMEAAEGDIVIEGGEFKVAGTDKKMPFALVALAAYTGHNLPDGMEPGLKEGAFYDPTNFTFPAGTYVCEAEIDPDTGKTTVVNFVAADDFGRMINPMIVEGQVHGGLAQGIGQALLEGTVYTDDGQLMTASYMDYAMPRADDLPSFDLHHTTTLCPGNPLGIKGCGEAGAIGSPPAVINAITDALGVRDIAMPATPARVWNAIHGRMAAE, encoded by the coding sequence ATGGGTATGGAAGGCATCGGACAGCGCGTCGTCCGCAAGGAAGACAAGCGCTTCATCACCGGCAAGGGCAAGTACACCGACGACGTCAAGCTGCAGGGCATGACCCATGCGCATTTCGTCCGCTCGCCCCACGCCCACGCCCGCATCCGCTCGATCGACACGGCCGCCGCCGCCGCCATGCCGGGCGTCGTCGCGGTTCTGACCGGTGCCGAGCTGGTCGGCGACCGCATCGGCAACCTCATCTGCGGCTGGATGATCCACTCCAAGGACGGCAGCCCGATGAAGATGGGCGCCTACCCGGCGATGGCGCCCGAGACGGTGCGCTACGTCGGCCAGGCGGTCGCGGTCGTCGTCGCCGAGACCAAGAACCAGGCCCGCGACGCCGCCGAGGCGGTGGTCGTCGACTACGAGGAGCTTCCGGCCGTCACCACGGTCCTGGACGCCATCAAGGAGGGCGCCCCGCAGCTCCATCCCGAAGCCCCGGGCAACCGGGTCTACGAGTGGTCGCTCGGCGACAAGGCCGCTACCGACGCCGCCTTCGCGGGCGCGGCCCAGGTCGTCTCCATGGACATCCTGAACAACCGGCTGGTGCCGAACCCGATGGAGCCGCGCTCCGCGGTCGCCAACTACGACGCCGGCGACGACCAGCTCACGCTGTGGACCACCTCGCAGAACCCGCATGTCGCCCGGCTCGTGCTCTCGGCCTTCTACAACATCGCCCCCGAGCACAAGCTGCGCGTCATCGCCCCGGACGTCGGCGGCGGCTTCGGCTCGAAGATCTACATCTATCCCGAGGAGATCGTCTGCCTCTGGGCGTCCCGGAAGGCGAACCGCCCGATCAAGTGGACCTCGGACCGCACCGAGGCCTTCCTGACCGACGCGCACGGCCGCGACCACATCACCAAGGCCGAGATGGCCTTCGACGCGAACCACAAGATCCTCGGCCTGCGCGTCCACACCTACGCGAATTTCGGCGCCTACATGTCGCTGTTCTCGTCGTCGGTGCCGACCTACCTCTACGCCACCCTGCTCTCCGGCCAGTACGTCATCCCGGCGATCTACGCCGAGGTCGACGGCGTCTACACCAACACGGTGCCGGTCGACGCCTACCGCGGCGCGGGCCGCCCGGAGGCGACCTACGTGCTGGAGCGCATGATGGAGACGGCGGCGCGCCAGTTCGGCGTGGATCCGGCGGAACTCCGGCGGAAGAACTTCATCACGTCCTTCCCCTACCAGACCCCGGTCATCATGACCTACGACGCGGGCGACTATAACGCCTCGCTCGACGCGGCCCTGAAGGCGATCGACTACGCCGGCTTCCCGGCCCGCAAGGCGGAGGCCAAGGCCCGCGGCAAGCTGCGCGGCATCGGCCTTTCCTGCTACATCGAAGCCTGCGGCATCGCCCCGTCCAAGGCGGTCGGCTCCCTCGGCGCCGGCGTCGGCCTCTGGGAATCCGCCGAGGTCCGGGTGAACCCGGTCGGCACCGTCGAGGTCCTGACCGGCTCGCACAGCCACGGCCAGGGCCACGAGACGACCTTCGCGCAGCTCGTCTCCGAACGGCTCGGCATCGGCATCGACCAGGTCGCGATCGTCCACGGCGACACCGACAAGGTGCAGTTCGGCATGGGCACCTACGGCTCGCGCTCCGGCGCGGTCGGCATGTCGGCGATCCTGAAGGCGATGGAGAAGGTCGAAACCAAGGCCAAGAAGATCGCCGCGCACCTGATGGAGGCCGCCGAGGGCGACATCGTCATCGAGGGCGGCGAGTTCAAGGTTGCCGGTACCGACAAGAAGATGCCCTTCGCGCTGGTGGCGCTCGCCGCCTATACGGGCCACAACCTGCCGGACGGCATGGAGCCGGGCCTGAAGGAGGGCGCCTTCTACGACCCGACCAACTTCACCTTCCCGGCCGGCACCTACGTGTGCGAGGCCGAGATCGATCCGGACACGGGCAAGACCACGGTCGTCAACTTCGTCGCTGCCGACGATTTCGGCCGGATGATCAATCCGATGATCGTCGAGGGACAGGTCCACGGCGGCCTCGCCCAGGGCATCGGCCAGGCGCTCCTCGAAGGCACGGTCTACACGGACGACGGCCAGCTCATGACGGCGTCCTACATGGACTACGCCATGCCGCGCGCCGACGACCTGCCGTCCTTCGACCTTCACCACACCACGACCCTCTGCCCGGGCAACCCGCTCGGCATCAAGGGCTGTGGCGAGGCGGGTGCGATCGGCTCGCCCCCGGCGGTGATCAACGCCATCACGGACGCCCTCGGGGTCCGCGACATCGCCATGCCGGCGACCCCGGCTCGCGTCTGGAACGCCATCCACGGCCGCATGGCCGCGGAGTGA
- a CDS encoding FAD binding domain-containing protein codes for MYATNYARATSLADAAARIGAASDGKFLAGGQTLLATMKQRLAAPTDLVDVTRIPDLSGIKVTGDAVVIGAATRHYDVATSADVKAALPALASLAAGIGDPAVRHMGTIGGSVANNDPAADYPAAVLALGATIHTSKRKIAAADYFQGMFTTALEPDEIITAISFPIPAKAAYAKFPNPASRYALTGVFVAKMKDGSARVAVTGAGEGGVFRASALEQALSSNWSAAALAGASIPADGLLSDIHGTAEYRANLIVVMARRAVAAAG; via the coding sequence ATGTACGCCACCAACTACGCCCGGGCGACCAGCCTGGCCGACGCCGCCGCCCGCATCGGCGCCGCGAGCGACGGCAAGTTCCTCGCCGGCGGCCAGACCCTGCTCGCCACCATGAAGCAGCGCCTCGCCGCCCCGACCGACCTCGTCGACGTGACCCGCATCCCGGACCTCTCCGGCATCAAGGTGACGGGCGACGCAGTCGTGATCGGCGCCGCCACCCGCCACTACGACGTCGCCACCTCGGCGGACGTGAAGGCCGCGCTTCCCGCGCTGGCGAGCCTCGCCGCCGGCATCGGCGACCCGGCCGTCCGCCACATGGGCACGATCGGGGGCTCCGTCGCCAACAACGACCCGGCCGCCGACTACCCGGCCGCGGTCCTGGCCCTCGGCGCCACGATCCACACGTCCAAGCGCAAGATCGCCGCGGCCGACTACTTCCAGGGCATGTTCACGACGGCTCTCGAGCCCGACGAGATCATCACCGCGATCTCCTTCCCGATCCCCGCCAAGGCGGCCTACGCCAAGTTCCCGAACCCGGCCTCGCGCTACGCGCTGACCGGCGTCTTCGTGGCGAAGATGAAGGACGGCTCGGCCCGCGTGGCGGTCACCGGCGCCGGCGAGGGCGGTGTCTTCCGCGCCTCGGCCCTGGAGCAGGCCCTGTCGTCGAACTGGTCCGCGGCAGCGCTGGCCGGCGCGAGCATCCCGGCCGACGGCCTCCTCTCAGACATCCACGGCACGGCCGAATACCGCGCCAACCTGATCGTCGTCATGGCCCGCCGCGCGGTCGCCGCCGCCGGCTGA
- a CDS encoding DUF2934 domain-containing protein → MDMPDETRIRERAYRIWNEEGRPDGREHVHWDMARRQIEAEDGTGPQARSGAGPQTGAMDPTTPAEGPVARDPDLDRLG, encoded by the coding sequence ATGGACATGCCCGACGAGACCCGCATCCGCGAGCGGGCGTACAGGATCTGGAATGAGGAGGGCCGCCCCGATGGCCGCGAGCACGTCCATTGGGACATGGCGCGCCGTCAGATCGAGGCGGAGGACGGGACCGGCCCGCAGGCGCGAAGCGGCGCCGGGCCGCAGACCGGGGCGATGGATCCGACCACGCCGGCGGAGGGACCGGTGGCGCGGGATCCGGACCTGGACCGGCTGGGCTGA
- a CDS encoding sugar transferase: protein MQSRPPGAAFGIDWRRPLDAVAAAVGLIAALPFMALTALIIRIQLGNPVFFRQRRAGRGGSTFTVPKFRTMHDTRDASGALLPDAERETPITRFIRRVRLDELPQLTAILKGDMALIGPRPLLPETIQAMGAQGRHRGLVRPGLTGWAQVSGNTRLNDRQKIALDIWYIDHRGPLLDLRILAETVLVVLLGERLRPDRIAEAEAYRDSLGLPGVPPAGAPA, encoded by the coding sequence ATGCAGTCGCGTCCGCCCGGGGCGGCCTTTGGGATCGACTGGCGGCGCCCGCTCGACGCCGTCGCGGCCGCCGTCGGCCTCATCGCCGCGCTGCCCTTCATGGCCCTGACCGCCCTGATCATCCGCATCCAACTCGGCAATCCGGTCTTCTTCCGCCAGCGCCGCGCCGGCCGGGGCGGGTCGACCTTCACGGTCCCGAAGTTCCGCACCATGCACGACACGCGCGACGCCTCCGGCGCGCTCCTGCCCGATGCCGAGCGCGAGACCCCCATCACCCGCTTCATCCGCCGCGTTCGCCTCGACGAGCTGCCCCAGCTCACAGCCATCCTGAAGGGCGACATGGCCCTGATCGGCCCGCGCCCGCTGCTCCCGGAGACCATCCAGGCCATGGGCGCCCAGGGCCGCCACCGCGGGCTCGTCCGTCCGGGCCTCACCGGCTGGGCGCAGGTCAGCGGCAACACCCGGCTGAACGACCGCCAGAAGATCGCCCTCGACATCTGGTACATCGACCACCGCGGACCCCTGCTCGACCTGCGCATCCTGGCCGAAACGGTCCTGGTCGTGCTGCTCGGCGAGCGGCTGCGCCCGGATCGCATCGCCGAGGCCGAGGCCTACCGCGACAGCCTCGGGCTGCCGGGCGTGCCGCCCGCGGGGGCGCCGGCATGA
- a CDS encoding methionyl-tRNA formyltransferase, giving the protein MRLVFVGAVEGSLVALNALIRAGLAPTLVVTLPAANAGRHSDFADLIGPARAAGSAVHETTDINAEATIAAIAAVEPDVTAVIGWSQICRAPFRAVARLGSIGFHPAPLPRFRGRAVIPWTILMGETESGSSLFWLDEGVDSGDILLQRRFPLSPDETARSLYDRHTANLAAMLPEAVARIRDGHAPREPQDHGQASWCAKRTPADGLIDWRDDAEAILRLVRAVGDPYPGAFTAHAGEKIVIDRASLFPGGRRYIGMAGQVQLFTPGGFVVRCGDGECIEVTGWRSASGKRPKMHARLGGDIA; this is encoded by the coding sequence ATGAGGCTCGTCTTCGTCGGAGCCGTGGAGGGCTCGCTCGTCGCCCTGAACGCGCTGATCCGCGCCGGCCTCGCCCCGACGCTCGTCGTGACGCTGCCGGCCGCCAATGCCGGCCGCCATTCCGACTTCGCCGACCTGATCGGCCCGGCCCGCGCCGCCGGCAGCGCCGTCCACGAGACGACCGACATCAACGCTGAGGCGACCATCGCGGCGATCGCCGCGGTCGAGCCGGACGTCACCGCCGTGATCGGCTGGTCGCAGATCTGCCGCGCCCCGTTCCGGGCGGTCGCGCGCCTCGGCAGCATCGGCTTCCACCCCGCGCCCCTGCCGCGCTTTCGCGGCCGCGCCGTGATCCCCTGGACGATCCTGATGGGCGAGACGGAGTCCGGCTCCTCGCTCTTCTGGCTCGACGAGGGCGTCGACTCCGGCGACATCCTGCTGCAGCGCCGCTTCCCGCTCTCCCCGGACGAAACCGCCCGCAGCCTCTACGACCGCCATACCGCCAACCTCGCCGCCATGCTTCCCGAGGCGGTCGCCCGCATCCGCGACGGCCACGCCCCGCGCGAGCCGCAGGACCATGGGCAGGCGTCCTGGTGCGCCAAGCGCACCCCCGCCGACGGCCTGATCGACTGGCGCGACGACGCGGAAGCCATCCTGCGCCTCGTGCGCGCGGTGGGCGATCCCTATCCGGGCGCCTTCACGGCCCATGCCGGCGAGAAGATCGTGATCGACCGGGCGAGCCTCTTCCCCGGCGGCCGCCGCTACATCGGCATGGCCGGCCAGGTCCAGCTCTTCACCCCCGGCGGCTTCGTGGTCCGCTGCGGCGACGGGGAATGCATCGAAGTGACCGGCTGGCGTTCCGCCTCGGGCAAGCGCCCGAAGATGCACGCCCGGCTCGGCGGAGACATCGCATGA
- a CDS encoding PIG-L deacetylase family protein encodes MIASIQSLGRTLVIAPHPDDEILGCGGTMARLAEAGLPVYVAVVTEGRAPAFPPEQVARVKAEAARAHAHLGVRETLWLGQPAAQLSEHPHAALNAAIRKAVLDVAPDTLLIPHLGDIHIDHQLVFLSSLVAARPHQAEYPPRILAYETMSETNWNAPYLTPPFVPNVFVDIGAQLGRKLEAMALFESQVKQPPHERSVETLRALATLRGATVHRTAAEGFVLIRNVL; translated from the coding sequence ATGATCGCCAGCATCCAATCCCTCGGGCGCACGCTCGTCATCGCGCCGCACCCCGACGACGAGATCCTCGGCTGCGGCGGCACCATGGCCCGCCTCGCCGAGGCCGGGCTGCCCGTCTACGTCGCGGTGGTGACCGAGGGCCGCGCCCCGGCCTTTCCGCCCGAGCAGGTGGCCCGCGTCAAGGCCGAGGCCGCGCGCGCCCATGCCCACCTCGGCGTGCGCGAGACGCTCTGGCTCGGCCAGCCCGCCGCCCAGCTCTCCGAGCACCCCCACGCCGCCCTCAACGCCGCGATCCGCAAGGCCGTCCTGGACGTCGCGCCCGACACCCTGCTGATCCCCCATCTCGGCGACATCCACATCGACCACCAGCTCGTCTTCCTCTCCTCCCTGGTCGCCGCGCGCCCGCACCAGGCCGAGTATCCGCCGCGGATCCTCGCCTACGAGACCATGTCGGAGACCAACTGGAACGCGCCCTACCTGACGCCGCCCTTCGTCCCGAACGTCTTCGTCGACATCGGCGCGCAGCTCGGCCGCAAGCTGGAGGCGATGGCGCTCTTCGAATCCCAGGTGAAGCAGCCGCCGCACGAGCGCTCGGTCGAGACGCTCCGCGCCCTCGCCACCCTCCGCGGCGCCACCGTGCACCGCACCGCCGCCGAAGGTTTCGTCCTGATCCGCAACGTGCTCTGA
- a CDS encoding DegT/DnrJ/EryC1/StrS family aminotransferase, producing the protein MNRWPTYDEEQIADVVAVLRSGAVNAWTGPHVRDFEAAYEAHLGRRHCIALANGTLALDLPLRLMDLQPGDEVVVTPRSFVASASCVPLAGGVPVFADVDPDTQNLSAETIAKVLTPRTRAVIVVHLAGWPTDMAPIMDLCRPRGIAVIEDCAQAHGAEVGGRPVGSFGDFAAFSFCQDKIITTGGEGGLLALDDDALWRRAWSFKDHGKSYKAVFETQHPPGFRWLHESFGTNWRMTSIQAVLGSRQLQRLPAWTAARTRNAGILLDALADLPALRTPVPPPGTVHAWYRFYTFVRPERLKSGWTRDRLLAEIAAAGIQVFTGSCSEIYLEKAFQDAGYVPPERLPVARLLGETSLAFLVDPVQDEAVLADNARKIRRIVEAATLAGAETAAA; encoded by the coding sequence ATGAACCGCTGGCCGACCTACGACGAGGAACAGATCGCCGACGTCGTCGCCGTCCTCCGCTCCGGCGCCGTCAACGCCTGGACGGGCCCGCACGTGCGCGATTTCGAGGCCGCCTACGAGGCGCATCTCGGCCGTCGCCACTGCATCGCGCTCGCCAACGGCACGCTCGCCCTCGACTTGCCCCTGAGGCTCATGGACCTGCAGCCCGGCGACGAGGTGGTCGTCACGCCGCGCAGCTTCGTCGCCTCCGCCTCCTGCGTTCCGCTCGCCGGCGGCGTGCCCGTCTTCGCGGACGTCGATCCGGACACCCAGAACCTCTCGGCCGAGACCATCGCCAAGGTCCTGACGCCCCGCACCCGCGCCGTCATCGTCGTCCACCTGGCCGGCTGGCCGACCGACATGGCCCCCATCATGGACCTCTGCCGCCCGCGCGGCATCGCGGTGATCGAGGATTGCGCCCAGGCCCACGGCGCCGAGGTCGGCGGCCGCCCCGTCGGCAGCTTCGGCGACTTCGCCGCCTTCTCGTTCTGCCAGGACAAGATCATCACCACGGGCGGGGAGGGCGGTCTCCTCGCCCTCGACGACGATGCCCTGTGGCGCCGGGCCTGGAGCTTCAAGGACCACGGCAAGTCCTACAAGGCCGTCTTCGAGACACAGCATCCGCCCGGCTTCCGCTGGCTCCACGAGAGCTTCGGCACCAACTGGCGCATGACCTCGATCCAGGCCGTGCTCGGCTCCCGCCAGCTTCAGCGCCTGCCGGCCTGGACCGCGGCCCGCACCCGCAACGCCGGCATTCTCCTTGATGCGCTCGCCGACCTTCCCGCCCTGCGCACACCCGTGCCCCCGCCCGGCACGGTCCACGCCTGGTACCGCTTCTACACCTTCGTCCGCCCCGAGCGCCTGAAGTCCGGCTGGACGCGCGACCGGCTCCTCGCCGAGATCGCCGCGGCCGGCATCCAGGTCTTCACCGGCAGCTGCTCGGAGATCTACCTGGAGAAGGCCTTCCAGGACGCCGGCTACGTGCCGCCGGAGCGGCTGCCCGTGGCCCGGCTCCTCGGCGAGACCAGCCTCGCCTTCCTGGTCGACCCCGTCCAGGACGAGGCGGTGCTGGCCGACAACGCCCGCAAGATCCGCCGCATCGTCGAAGCCGCGACCCTCGCGGGCGCCGAAACGGCGGCCGCCTGA
- a CDS encoding ATP-grasp domain-containing protein — MAPFRVLVSSAGRRVELVECFRRAAADLGRGIEILASDLDPDMSAACRMADRRFAVPRCDDPRFTDAVEKIVRDNGVDLVVPTIDTELIAMADLAERLAGTGTRVQVGSREAVAVARDKLETVRVLGGAGIPVPLTADWETVSARPAAHPWPLFMKPKGGSASRGLARLDGPADLPASVPEPMILQEFLSGPEMTVNVFVDRSGTLRTAITHRRLRIRAGEVEKGRTERRDDTAAIARAIHRALPGLTGVFCFQAIADPERGTKVIEINARFGGGYPLADRAGATFARWLLEEVTGLPSTANDDWREGVLMLRYDAAVFVE, encoded by the coding sequence ATGGCACCCTTCCGGGTCCTGGTCTCCTCCGCCGGGCGGCGCGTCGAACTCGTCGAGTGCTTCCGCCGCGCCGCCGCCGACCTCGGCCGCGGCATCGAGATCCTGGCGAGCGACCTCGACCCGGACATGAGCGCCGCCTGCCGGATGGCCGACCGGCGCTTCGCGGTGCCGCGCTGCGACGATCCGCGCTTTACCGACGCAGTCGAGAAGATCGTCCGCGACAACGGCGTGGACCTCGTCGTCCCGACCATCGACACCGAACTCATCGCCATGGCGGACCTCGCCGAGCGGCTCGCCGGCACGGGGACCCGCGTCCAGGTCGGCAGCCGCGAGGCCGTCGCGGTCGCCCGCGACAAGCTCGAGACCGTGCGCGTGCTGGGCGGGGCCGGCATCCCGGTCCCCCTCACCGCCGACTGGGAGACCGTCTCGGCCCGCCCGGCCGCCCATCCCTGGCCGCTCTTCATGAAGCCCAAGGGCGGCAGCGCCAGTCGCGGCCTCGCCCGTCTGGACGGTCCCGCGGACCTGCCCGCGAGCGTGCCGGAGCCTATGATTCTGCAGGAGTTCCTGTCCGGCCCCGAGATGACCGTCAACGTCTTCGTCGACCGGTCGGGGACCTTGAGGACGGCCATCACCCACCGCCGCCTGCGCATCCGCGCCGGCGAGGTCGAGAAGGGCCGCACCGAGCGCCGCGACGACACCGCCGCGATCGCCCGCGCGATCCACCGGGCCCTGCCCGGGCTGACCGGCGTCTTCTGCTTCCAGGCCATCGCGGACCCGGAGCGGGGCACCAAGGTGATCGAGATCAACGCCCGCTTCGGCGGCGGCTACCCGCTCGCCGACCGCGCCGGCGCCACCTTCGCGCGCTGGCTCCTGGAGGAGGTCACGGGCCTGCCCTCGACCGCGAACGACGACTGGCGGGAGGGCGTTCTCATGCTCCGCTACGACGCCGCGGTCTTCGTCGAGTGA